A window of the Cannabis sativa cultivar Pink pepper isolate KNU-18-1 chromosome X, ASM2916894v1, whole genome shotgun sequence genome harbors these coding sequences:
- the LOC115702573 gene encoding transcription factor bHLH30: MDGGDSIVSSASKSETCKSHKEAERRRRQRINAHLSTLRSLLPNITKTDKASLLAEVVHRVKELREKVAEVVRKDGEIWCGGTGGSEPDSWPFPTESDEASLSYCEGGDTKLVKATVCCEDRPGLTRDMGRAIRSVRAMPVRAEMMTVGGRSKNVVVMQCGGGEEDLRALRRALKAVVENRVPGSGQDQSGSGNKRARLYGSVNEGDYELLLTENYV, encoded by the exons ATGGACGGCGGAGATTCGATAGTCAGCTCAGCTTCCAAGTCCGAAACATGCAAGAGCCACAAGGAAGCAGAGAGGAGACGCAGGCAGCGAATTAATGCCCATCTCTCTACTCTCCGCTCTCTCCTTCCTAACATTACCAag ACGGACAAAGCTTCTTTGCTAGCGGAGGTGGTGCATCGGGTAAAGGAGCTGCGTGAAAAGGTTGCTGAGGTGGTGCGTAAGGATGGAGAAATTTGGTGCGGTGGCACTGGTGGCTCGGAACCTGACTCGTGGCCGTTTCCGACCGAGTCGGACGAGGCGAGTTTGAGCTACTGTGAGGGAGGAGATACAAAGCTGGTTAAGGCGACCGTGTGCTGCGAGGACAGACCGGGTCTGACCCGAGACATGGGTCGGGCTATCCGGTCTGTGCGGGCGATGCCGGTTCGGGCCGAGATGATGACGGTTGGGGGGCGGAGTAAGAACGTGGTTGTGATGCAATGTGGCGGTGGGGAAGAAGATCTTAGGGCCTTGAGAAGGGCTTTGAAAGCTGTTGTGGAGAATCGGGTTCCGGGTTCTGGACAGGACcaatccggttctgggaataAGCGGGCTCGGCTCTATGGTTCGGTTAACGAAGGCGATTATGAACTTTTATTAACTGAAAATTATGTgtaa